A region from the Lentimonas sp. CC4 genome encodes:
- a CDS encoding thymidine phosphorylase, with protein sequence MRKKIISARKFIKPSFTHLVEKKRDGGEFSDEEIRYIVDSILDDKLPEFQQSALAMAVFFQGMSAQETAVFAEEMMLSGEVIDLTGISRPKIDKYSTGGVGDKTTLVLGPLAAACGVVMPTMNGVDEEHVISNLDKLSSIPGFNPILDLEGFEAQLKTVGCTFIKQDPEISPVDAKFYRLRQMTGTIPSLPLITGSVLSRKLAEGAEGLVIDVKWGNGSFIKDVEQAKQLARSITRVGRSMKRRCVALVTDMNQPLGDTVGTGLEIKEAIQLLKGEGPEDLQELVLKLGMEIVRLAGVAGSTLSAKQTVQRHLKDGSALQKFKDMIEAQGGDISVIDDVEKFPTAKHVRKLPAPKRGYVHTINAGLIAEGVQKLAMKKNGKYDPAVGVSEIKKVGTQVKQGEPLMMIHYNDEAKMEEALEYLKTAYRLAPKRPNPPELIVERVA encoded by the coding sequence ATGAGAAAGAAAATTATTAGCGCTCGTAAGTTCATCAAGCCTTCCTTCACCCATTTGGTTGAAAAGAAGCGTGACGGTGGCGAATTCTCCGACGAGGAGATTCGTTATATCGTCGATTCTATTTTGGATGATAAACTCCCCGAATTTCAACAATCAGCTCTCGCGATGGCGGTATTTTTCCAGGGCATGTCTGCTCAGGAAACTGCTGTGTTTGCCGAAGAAATGATGCTTTCGGGCGAGGTAATCGACCTGACTGGTATCTCCCGTCCAAAGATTGATAAGTATTCAACAGGTGGTGTCGGTGATAAGACAACACTCGTTCTCGGCCCGCTTGCAGCTGCGTGTGGCGTCGTCATGCCGACTATGAATGGTGTGGATGAGGAGCATGTGATCAGCAATCTTGATAAGCTTTCTTCGATCCCTGGCTTTAACCCGATCCTTGATTTGGAGGGCTTCGAAGCTCAGTTGAAGACTGTTGGCTGCACATTCATCAAGCAGGATCCTGAAATTTCTCCAGTAGACGCAAAGTTCTACCGATTGCGTCAAATGACTGGCACAATCCCGAGCTTACCACTGATTACTGGTTCTGTGCTTAGCCGTAAGTTGGCTGAAGGTGCTGAAGGTCTTGTGATCGACGTAAAATGGGGCAACGGCTCTTTCATCAAAGACGTCGAGCAAGCGAAGCAATTGGCTCGCTCCATCACACGTGTCGGTCGCTCAATGAAGCGCCGTTGTGTCGCTCTTGTGACTGACATGAATCAACCACTGGGTGATACAGTCGGCACAGGACTTGAGATCAAAGAAGCGATTCAGCTACTCAAGGGCGAAGGTCCAGAAGACCTTCAAGAGTTGGTGCTTAAGCTCGGTATGGAAATCGTGCGCCTCGCAGGTGTTGCGGGTTCGACATTGTCTGCAAAACAGACGGTGCAGCGTCACCTCAAGGATGGGTCTGCTCTTCAGAAGTTTAAGGATATGATCGAAGCACAGGGTGGTGACATCTCCGTGATCGATGATGTCGAAAAGTTCCCAACCGCGAAGCATGTTCGTAAGTTGCCAGCTCCTAAGCGTGGCTACGTTCACACGATCAACGCAGGTCTGATCGCAGAAGGCGTCCAGAAGCTCGCGATGAAGAAGAACGGCAAATACGATCCAGCTGTCGGTGTTTCTGAAATCAAGAAGGTCGGCACGCAGGTCAAGCAAGGCGAGCCACTCATGATGATTCACTACAACGACGAAGCGAAGATGGAAGAAGCACTTGAATACCTCAAGACCGCTTACCGCCTCGCTCCGAAGCGTCCAAATCCACCGGAACTGATTGTCGAGCGCGTCGCGTAA